In Ignavibacteria bacterium, the sequence CGGGTTTTATGATGATGTGGCTCCATTAAGCAAAGAAGAAAAAGAGAATTTTGAAAAGCTTCCTTTTGATGATAAGGAATACGCTAAAGGACTCGAAGTAGATGAGCTGGCAGGTGAAAAAGGCTACAGTACACTTGAAAGGATATGGTCAAGGCCGACGCTTGATTGCAACGGTATATGGGGCGGGTTTACAGGTGAAGGAGCCAAAACTGTTCTGCCATCAAAAGCATCAGCAAAGATCAGCATGAGGCTTGTACCGAACCAGGACCCCGATAATATAGCGGAGCTGTTTGTAAAATTTGTAAAGAAGATCGCGCCGAAAAGCATTAAGGTTGATGTTTATGGTCAGCATCACGGCAAGCCGTGGATCTCGCCGATAGACAGCAAATGGAACCAGGCAGCAATCCGGGCTCTAAAGGCAGGTTTTGGCAAAGAACCTGTTTTTATGAGAGAAGGCGGTTCTATACCGATCGTTTTTACGCTGGAAGAATATCTTAAAGCACCTACGGTGCTTTTGGGTTTCGGTCTGCCTGATGAAAATGCGCACTCTCCGGATGAACACCTGAACCTAAATAATTTTTTTAACGGAATTCAGACGAGCGCAGTTTTTTATAATGAAATAGCTAAGGCTTAATTACTAATTTTAATGGGATTGAATATATTATAGTTAAATTCTATCTTTAAATAATATCAGTAATTTAAGTTTAGATAAAACACGGAGTTAGAATATATAATGCAGCCAAAAATTAAAAGTAAAAAAACTCAGATAGGAAAATCCAAGGTTAAGAAGGAATTTTCCTTTCCGCTGGAAAAAGAGAATTTTATGATAATAGGATTAGGCATACTGCTCCTTATCATAGGTTATTTTCTTATGTCTGAAAATTCAGTTGACGGATTTTTACCTACTGTAGTTGCTCCAATATTACTGGTTGCGGGATATTGTGTTGTAATTCCCTACGGTATTCTTAAAAAACCGAAGAGTGAAATGGTATCTGCGCCTGCAGAAGTAAATCAGGAAGCTGAAACATCAAATATAAAAACCAGCTAAGTACGATCATAAATATTTCAAAAAAAAAGAAGAGCAGCCGCTCTTCTTTTTTTTGAAATAAATAACCCCGGTACTGTTTATGCCGGGGTTATAACGTCAATAGGTGAATATAGAAGGATGGAATTATAATTTAAATCTTAAGCCGGTTGTCAACTGTATACCTGTTGTTTTAGTAGTTGAAGCAGGATTATTTTTCTGAATATTTGAAAGTCCCAATGAATAACCAAACTGTCCAAAAATATCCATGGTTGGGGCAACCTTGAAATCTAAACCGCCTCCAAACATAAGACCAAAATCGATAGTTTCAACATTAGAGCTCACATCCTGTGAAGAGGATGTACCTCCTGTTGGTGTTTGTGAGTAGGTTGCAGATAAAATAAATCCAAGGTTCGGACCTGCAAAAATATATGGTTTTATTTCAGTGAGAGGAAATTTTACTTTTAATAAAGCGTCAATTTCGATAACACTTAAGCTGTTCGAAGCTACTCCATCTGCTCCGGAATATGAATTACCTTTAGTAATAAACCTGATCCCCGGTGCAATTGAAAACTGAGGTGAAATACTTGCATCTAACATACCTCCAATAATAAAACCGGTTTTTGAACCGAATGAAGTTGAAGGTGTTTGATTTGCGTTTGCAATGTTTATTCCCGCTTCAAAACCCAGTGAAAGTTTAGATTGTGAATAAACAGATACTGTTGTAACCACCAGTAATAATGCTAACAAAATTGTTCTGATTTTCATTTTTTTCTCCTTTAGTTTGAAATATTTATAGTTTGTTTATGGAATTGTTAAATTTGCTGTTGAAGTATATGCCTGGTTCGAAGAATCAGTACCGGTAAATGTAAATTGCCACTGCTGACCCGTGGTCACACCGGTATATTCATTAGGATAAGCCCAAACCTGGTTGGCAGTATACAGCTGGTTGGAATTATCAGTGATCGTATCTGTGAATCCGGTTGTACCAAGAATAAGCTTGCTAACTCTTACGCTGGCTGATGGCTGCCAGGTGAATTGCACTCCGTTAGTGCTTTGCTGTACACCCATCGTGAATGTTATGTTACTGCCCAATAAACCCCCTGTACCGCTATCTCCGCAGGAAATTATTCCTAAAGTCAGGACCAAAACCGGTAAAAAAAGTAATAATGTTTTTTTCATTTTTTTTATTTTCCTTTCTTGAATATTTGTTATATTTAAAAACTAATCCCCCGAACCCATAATTTGCTGAAGTCGTAGGCTATACGTTGTTCCAGGAAGTGTTATGGAAATATCCGGGGGATGTAATATCATTTTTTGAAATTGCTGAACCTCGTATAGCCTGATGAAGCAAACATAATCTTTCGAGTTAGCTTCTCAAAAGTAAAATATTTTGTGTTTTAGAAGTTGTTGTTTAGTTTATTAAGGGAAAAATGCGATTTTCTTAACATTTTTCACTATTTTTGTATATTCATTTTAGAAAATTAATTTGAAAAATACCAAACTGATAAATTTGCTTAAGACCTTTAACCAGACTGAAGCTAAAAAATTCAGAGATTTTGTTAATTCTCCTTACTTTAATAAGAATAAGAACATCATTAAATTAAATAATGAACTGTTAAAATATTACCCCGGGTTTGATTCAGATGAATTGAATGAAGAATTTATATTCAGGAGTGTGTATGGGAATGAAAAATACGATTATTTTAAGATCAAAAACATTATTTCAGATCTTTACAGCCTTGGCCTGGATTTTTTAAAACAACTGCCCAATGTAACGACTTCGTTTGTACCTGAATACAACATGCTTACTCAGCTTAGAAGCAGAAACCTCAGGACTTATCATGAAAAACTGGTTACTTATTTTGAAAAGAAATTCAGCAGCAATAAAATTAAAGATGGTACTCAG encodes:
- a CDS encoding PorT family protein, whose translation is MKIRTILLALLLVVTTVSVYSQSKLSLGFEAGINIANANQTPSTSFGSKTGFIIGGMLDASISPQFSIAPGIRFITKGNSYSGADGVASNSLSVIEIDALLKVKFPLTEIKPYIFAGPNLGFILSATYSQTPTGGTSSSQDVSSNVETIDFGLMFGGGLDFKVAPTMDIFGQFGYSLGLSNIQKNNPASTTKTTGIQLTTGLRFKL
- a CDS encoding DUF3098 domain-containing protein, whose amino-acid sequence is MQPKIKSKKTQIGKSKVKKEFSFPLEKENFMIIGLGILLLIIGYFLMSENSVDGFLPTVVAPILLVAGYCVVIPYGILKKPKSEMVSAPAEVNQEAETSNIKTS